One window of Paenibacillus sp. FSL K6-3182 genomic DNA carries:
- a CDS encoding AraC family transcriptional regulator gives MRSLTFLSKMTIFGFLLSTLPVIFIGAFSYATSSSEIQKNVNRGKMQLIMQINSNVEQKLTTVNHTLNQVINSTVLKKAMNQPLTVNDFVMYDDLRNEIRHMQSFDTKLEDVILINERHNWMIKNSGLYSFEQYAYFDELSSLMHMPEGTSWVLNPSSWFYSEEAAESAACSYSISLVKKLPTNGLEKYGLALANIPTCSLQELLKSDEDPFSTIMILDDQYRILIHPDQALIGKPVLESGLHMGQLTEPSGQFTQSIEQKDYSVTYYRSDLNGWIYLSATSIAGMTKESNKIGTYTLYVCLFMLTLSMLLAWIGSRHMYSPIQLLLNQIGERLTDIQKRKTNEFQAIGERVTHLFQSKTELEKEVRQHIHQVRTFFFMKAFQGNIKSSEIPEKLAQFGYDSQLKEWKTMAAITLQIDFPDNSRYSKSDLELLLFAVHNIIEELIPFEQRLAPIIMDQTIVTIIGSAEVGKDAFHNAKYALTEHLQQQIASYLNVQVSIGMSLPFDSFSSLSTAYREGLEALKQRMKLGEGIIIQYENVNAGKHYLNLNYPGHIENELIDAIKLAEKDKSKELLRAFLQAVFVVELSPQEYQIPLARLLNNLLIVMQESGVSLNQIHPLKGSLLEELLGLHTSAEIDDWFWSSVVYPMINIFKDRQEAQYHNISEKIIDLVQHLYDTDLTLEECASRLHYNANYLSSVFRKETNYSFSEYLSMYRFKMAKQWLADSELPIKDIAAKLCYNNPQNFIRSFRKQEGITPGQYRYKKRSG, from the coding sequence GTGCGATCTTTAACCTTTTTAAGCAAGATGACGATCTTCGGCTTTCTGCTCAGCACGCTTCCCGTCATTTTTATCGGCGCATTCTCGTATGCGACCTCTTCCAGTGAAATTCAGAAAAATGTAAACCGTGGGAAAATGCAGCTTATCATGCAAATCAACTCCAATGTAGAGCAGAAATTGACGACTGTCAACCACACGCTGAATCAGGTTATTAACTCGACCGTGCTCAAAAAAGCGATGAATCAGCCGCTAACCGTCAACGATTTTGTGATGTATGATGACCTGCGGAACGAGATCCGCCATATGCAATCCTTTGACACCAAGCTTGAGGATGTCATCCTGATCAATGAGCGCCATAACTGGATGATCAAAAATTCCGGGCTATATTCGTTTGAACAATATGCTTATTTCGATGAGCTGTCCAGCCTTATGCATATGCCTGAAGGAACCTCATGGGTGCTTAACCCATCCAGCTGGTTTTATAGTGAGGAAGCCGCGGAAAGTGCTGCTTGCAGCTACAGCATCAGCCTCGTGAAGAAGCTGCCGACGAATGGGCTTGAAAAATACGGCTTGGCGCTCGCCAACATTCCGACCTGCAGCTTGCAGGAGCTACTTAAGAGCGATGAGGACCCTTTTTCGACCATTATGATTTTGGATGATCAATACCGTATTCTGATCCATCCCGACCAAGCATTGATCGGCAAGCCTGTGCTCGAGAGCGGACTGCATATGGGTCAGCTCACTGAGCCCTCTGGACAGTTTACACAATCGATTGAACAGAAAGATTATTCCGTCACCTATTACCGTTCCGATCTAAACGGCTGGATCTATCTCTCTGCCACGTCCATTGCCGGCATGACGAAGGAATCAAATAAAATTGGCACGTATACACTTTATGTATGTCTATTTATGCTCACGCTATCCATGCTGCTCGCTTGGATAGGCTCTCGGCATATGTATTCGCCAATTCAATTGCTGCTGAATCAAATCGGCGAGCGCCTGACTGACATTCAGAAGCGGAAAACAAATGAATTTCAAGCGATTGGGGAACGCGTCACCCATTTATTCCAGTCCAAAACCGAGCTTGAAAAAGAGGTTAGGCAGCATATTCATCAAGTGCGCACCTTCTTCTTCATGAAAGCCTTCCAAGGCAACATCAAGTCAAGTGAAATCCCGGAGAAGCTGGCTCAATTCGGCTATGACTCTCAACTAAAAGAGTGGAAAACGATGGCTGCGATTACGCTGCAAATTGATTTTCCTGATAACAGCCGTTACTCCAAAAGTGATTTGGAGCTGCTCCTATTCGCTGTCCATAACATCATCGAGGAGCTTATTCCCTTCGAGCAGCGACTTGCCCCGATCATTATGGATCAAACGATTGTGACGATTATCGGCAGCGCAGAAGTGGGCAAGGACGCTTTCCACAATGCCAAATATGCGTTAACAGAGCATCTGCAGCAGCAGATCGCAAGCTACCTAAACGTGCAGGTCAGCATTGGCATGAGCTTGCCGTTCGACTCCTTCTCATCGCTGTCGACAGCGTATAGAGAAGGCCTTGAGGCACTGAAGCAGCGCATGAAATTAGGCGAAGGCATCATTATTCAGTATGAGAATGTGAATGCCGGCAAACATTATTTGAATCTCAACTACCCAGGGCATATCGAGAATGAGCTTATCGATGCAATTAAGCTGGCCGAGAAGGATAAATCGAAGGAGCTGCTGCGAGCTTTTTTACAAGCGGTATTTGTCGTGGAGCTATCGCCGCAGGAATATCAAATTCCACTTGCCCGGCTGCTCAATAATCTGTTGATCGTTATGCAGGAATCAGGCGTAAGCCTAAACCAAATCCATCCGTTAAAGGGTTCCCTGCTGGAGGAGCTGCTTGGGCTGCATACCTCTGCCGAGATCGATGATTGGTTCTGGAGCAGCGTTGTTTATCCGATGATCAACATATTCAAGGATCGTCAGGAGGCGCAGTACCACAACATTTCGGAGAAGATCATTGACCTCGTGCAGCATCTGTACGACACCGATCTTACGCTTGAAGAATGTGCATCACGGCTCCACTATAATGCCAATTATTTAAGCAGCGTTTTCCGCAAGGAGACGAATTATTCGTTTAGCGAGTATTTGTCGATGTACCGTTTCAAAATGGCAAAACAATGGCTCGCCGACAGCGAGCTGCCAATTAAAGACATCGCTGCAAAGCTGTGTTACAATAATCCGCAAAACTTCATCCGTTCCTTCCGCAAACAAGAGGGAATTACTCCAGGGCAATACCGCTATAAAAAACGCAGTGGATAG
- a CDS encoding DinB family protein, with product MTQRPSRDEYFDYYEQYIGLVGEGSVTEWLTKQLASTTELLSDIPEEQANYRYAEGKWTLKEVIGHISDNERVMSYRLLRIARGDKTPLSGYDQDEFMNGATFQEWSLSQIIEDYISVRRATLALLRGLSDEAWLRIGVANGGNISARALAYIIAGHETHHLNIIQEKYLEK from the coding sequence ATGACACAACGACCGTCACGGGATGAATACTTTGATTATTATGAACAGTATATCGGCCTAGTAGGCGAAGGATCTGTTACGGAATGGCTTACAAAACAGCTCGCAAGCACAACTGAATTGCTTTCCGATATTCCCGAGGAGCAGGCTAATTACCGCTATGCGGAAGGAAAATGGACGCTTAAGGAAGTCATCGGTCACATCTCGGATAATGAGCGCGTCATGAGCTACCGTTTGCTTCGAATCGCACGGGGTGACAAGACACCTCTTTCCGGCTATGATCAGGACGAATTTATGAACGGCGCCACCTTTCAAGAATGGTCTTTATCACAAATTATCGAGGATTACATCTCGGTTCGCCGGGCTACTCTCGCTTTGTTGCGCGGTTTGTCGGATGAAGCATGGCTTCGCATTGGCGTAGCTAATGGCGGCAATATCTCCGCTAGAGCTCTCGCTTACATTATTGCTGGACATGAGACTCATCATTTGAACATTATTCAAGAAAAATATTTAGAAAAATAA
- a CDS encoding DUF1284 domain-containing protein gives MTIRLRGHHLLCLLGYRGMGYSDDFCVNMTAIYELLLAKPETEIEIILGPDDVCKAYPPDKAYHCEGTVYSLDAAILAKLGLQAAERGSWQSICDRVAETMVPEDISHLCTTCPWEKYGVCAEGVGLVKQGKPLPKLGGK, from the coding sequence ATGACAATTCGATTACGAGGACACCATCTGCTTTGTCTACTAGGCTACCGAGGTATGGGTTATTCGGATGATTTCTGCGTCAATATGACTGCTATTTACGAATTGCTGCTCGCAAAGCCTGAAACTGAAATTGAAATTATTTTAGGCCCAGACGATGTTTGCAAAGCATATCCGCCGGACAAAGCCTATCATTGCGAGGGAACCGTCTACAGCTTGGATGCAGCGATACTCGCAAAGCTTGGGCTCCAAGCAGCTGAGCGAGGAAGCTGGCAGTCCATATGTGATCGCGTAGCTGAAACGATGGTGCCTGAGGACATCAGTCATCTATGCACGACTTGTCCTTGGGAGAAATATGGCGTCTGTGCGGAGGGTGTTGGCCTCGTTAAACAAGGCAAGCCATTACCTAAATTAGGCGGTAAGTAG
- a CDS encoding sensor histidine kinase: MNASLSIFQKLMLGLLLMFFLIIIIFWIIYRLNVTDIQEELKKNKIGEVKFMTSQLSTQFEQVLMNTTTMSEDHSVRGYPYVLQFGDAYSKYEAKLAIIDKLALNSASTSWNNTITLYYPDLKETVSSDSTLSFSTYNPPSQRLNKWVVHWEKDGSGYYSNLTRSHIGPLLIETRVSLDNLLKMMKQYSSGTPLLYDSFNKTIIQTGNSPLLEDTTGRIIPLIEGKSGFLSVDDNGTEYLLNYMKSDLLDLYFIDYHPMRQFIEPISQNNILFIFSIIVLLLISLIYSLVLRRQVQTPVIVLRKAIDKFDRGDFSSRVIDLHATEFRMLGNSFNRMAENTQRLIEQVLVAELEVTEARLKQYQAQINPHFLYNCLNYIQSKASIEDYESVTAMTLHLGAYCRYVQKIENIDSTINEELVFVEHYLSILQLRKRSMTFSIDIPPTMCMYRLPRMILQPLVENCIQHGIEPSLHPGHINISAEEDEQSLRILIQDSGVGIAEDRLSIVNQHIEERIFSENKVGTGMRNVHQRLKLYFGKRSGLTIQSKLSEGTCYIITIQKQEDNHAASIIS, from the coding sequence ATGAATGCTAGTCTTTCTATATTTCAAAAGCTGATGCTAGGGTTACTGCTCATGTTCTTCTTAATCATCATTATTTTCTGGATTATATATCGACTTAATGTAACGGATATCCAAGAAGAGCTAAAGAAAAATAAAATTGGTGAAGTCAAATTCATGACCTCTCAGCTCTCCACCCAGTTCGAGCAAGTCCTTATGAATACAACGACCATGTCTGAAGACCATTCGGTCAGGGGATATCCCTATGTCCTGCAATTCGGGGATGCCTATTCCAAGTACGAGGCCAAATTAGCTATCATTGACAAGCTCGCTCTCAACAGTGCCTCTACATCCTGGAACAACACGATCACTCTCTACTACCCAGATTTGAAGGAAACCGTGTCTTCCGACAGTACATTATCCTTCTCAACCTATAATCCGCCCTCCCAACGGCTGAATAAGTGGGTCGTGCACTGGGAGAAGGATGGTTCAGGCTATTATTCTAATTTGACCCGCAGCCATATCGGTCCATTGCTTATTGAAACGAGAGTGTCTTTGGATAATCTGCTTAAAATGATGAAGCAGTACTCTTCCGGAACCCCTTTGCTTTATGATTCTTTTAACAAAACGATTATCCAAACTGGCAATTCCCCTCTACTAGAGGATACGACAGGCCGAATTATTCCGTTAATTGAGGGCAAGAGCGGCTTTTTATCGGTCGACGACAACGGAACTGAATACCTGCTCAACTATATGAAATCTGACTTGCTTGATTTGTACTTTATAGATTACCACCCTATGCGTCAGTTCATTGAACCTATTTCTCAAAATAATATTCTTTTTATATTTTCCATCATTGTGCTGCTGCTTATTTCACTGATTTATAGCCTCGTGCTGCGCAGGCAAGTGCAGACACCTGTTATTGTACTAAGGAAGGCTATTGACAAATTTGATCGCGGTGATTTTTCTAGTCGTGTAATCGATCTTCATGCAACCGAGTTCAGAATGCTTGGCAACTCCTTTAATCGTATGGCCGAGAATACGCAGCGACTCATTGAGCAGGTGCTCGTTGCAGAGCTGGAAGTTACCGAAGCAAGGCTTAAGCAATACCAAGCTCAAATCAATCCCCATTTTTTGTATAACTGCTTGAATTATATTCAGAGTAAAGCCAGCATCGAGGACTATGAATCCGTAACTGCGATGACGCTTCATCTCGGTGCTTATTGCAGATACGTACAAAAAATTGAAAATATCGATTCTACCATTAACGAGGAGCTTGTCTTCGTTGAGCACTATTTGTCCATTTTACAGTTGCGCAAAAGGTCGATGACCTTCTCTATTGATATCCCACCAACCATGTGTATGTATCGCTTGCCTAGAATGATCCTTCAACCGCTTGTCGAGAATTGCATTCAGCATGGCATAGAACCCTCTCTGCATCCCGGACATATCAATATTAGTGCGGAGGAGGATGAGCAGTCCTTGCGTATATTGATTCAAGATAGCGGCGTCGGAATAGCGGAGGATAGACTCTCTATCGTTAATCAACATATCGAGGAACGCATATTTTCTGAGAATAAGGTAGGTACAGGCATGAGAAATGTACACCAGCGTCTCAAGCTATATTTTGGAAAAAGATCTGGGCTGACTATTCAATCAAAATTATCCGAAGGAACTTGTTATATCATTACAATTCAAAAGCAGGAGGACAACCATGCTGCAAGTATTATTAGTTGA